Proteins encoded together in one Lachnospiraceae bacterium JLR.KK008 window:
- a CDS encoding superoxide dismutase: MNNHYKFINTPLPYMYEAMEPYIDKKTMYLHHNKHLQNYIDNLNNTLSKHPELQSWSLEQLIINVPCLPKDIQTNIKNNSGGVFNHQFYFSNLANPTSLQPVGILNQSINNEFGSYLSFQEQFKTAALTVFGSGYAWLVVNATGNLCIITTQNQDTPLEMGLFPVLNIDVWEHAYYLKHYYQKSDYIDDWFHIINWNHVNQTYMSRVPLVSRDPLKDAAPTAKFQPHLI, from the coding sequence ATGAACAACCACTATAAGTTTATCAATACCCCCTTACCGTATATGTATGAAGCCATGGAACCCTATATTGACAAAAAGACCATGTACCTGCACCATAATAAACATTTGCAGAATTATATTGACAACCTGAACAATACACTTAGTAAACATCCGGAATTACAGAGCTGGTCACTTGAACAGCTTATCATTAATGTACCATGCCTTCCTAAAGATATTCAAACTAATATAAAAAACAACAGCGGCGGTGTTTTTAATCATCAATTCTACTTTTCCAATCTTGCGAATCCAACCTCATTACAGCCTGTTGGAATACTAAACCAATCAATTAACAATGAATTTGGCAGCTATCTGTCATTTCAGGAACAATTCAAAACGGCCGCATTAACTGTATTTGGCTCCGGATACGCATGGCTCGTAGTAAATGCAACAGGAAATCTCTGTATTATCACAACACAGAATCAGGATACCCCATTAGAGATGGGCTTGTTTCCTGTCCTGAATATAGACGTCTGGGAACATGCATATTATTTAAAACATTATTACCAAAAGTCAGATTATATCGACGACTGGTTTCATATCATAAATTGGAATCATGTAAATCAAACTTATATGAGCCGCGTTCCTCTCGTTTCGAGGGATCCGCTTAAGGATGCCGCCCCCACTGCAAAGTTTCAGCCTCATTTGATATAA
- a CDS encoding DUF5048 domain-containing protein, translated as MMQVNTRDLKIIAQNILDIRIKIDVYDEQNGEHLDTLECGLINGSSSIDAESDVRRSFSATAVPLKNRYLAVDKDGIIWPNRIIKIQIGIQDNIWNQWRWYRQGTYVFSNTTANYDSASNQISMSCSDLMTKLDGTKSGQLGALTIKFPAYEADPATGQIVKYNSIRDAIITTLTRLGKVTEYEIDEIGEFKGMPAYNADYLEYREQSKVQVKDGTYMETWNALPCDQEFTAGCSVLSILTTFRDLYPNYEMYFDEDGVFVCKMIPGCYEDMITFDNSFFSKILISENTTIDLTKVRNICEVWGRSLDADYYTEDCAYTGNCLTCHVDSYDKYKSGDMVAVKVPSSNDAGCQLNINELGEINIIDENTEEPIAPNVFEAGSTYVFKLKTKRVNNDTVTYAYYLGQWQAHGINVLTNGFISDMDYTTQDGKVVKVFSKEYFQSVYHCDSVDFTVIPDSPFTVQELGEILDVKQGGEYENITSDSLALSRAEYENWKNCRLPDSITITTKLCPFADVNIKVSYRRSDQRETHQYIVKSVAHDLSGGTTTWQLMKFYDLYL; from the coding sequence ATGATGCAGGTAAATACAAGAGACTTAAAAATAATCGCTCAAAATATACTGGATATTCGAATAAAAATAGACGTCTATGACGAGCAAAATGGAGAACATCTTGATACTTTGGAGTGTGGGCTTATCAACGGTTCCTCAAGTATTGACGCCGAATCGGATGTCAGACGTAGTTTTTCCGCTACTGCTGTTCCGTTAAAAAACAGATATTTGGCAGTAGATAAAGACGGTATTATATGGCCCAATCGGATCATCAAAATACAGATTGGAATACAAGATAACATATGGAATCAGTGGCGCTGGTACAGACAGGGAACCTATGTATTTTCCAATACTACCGCAAACTATGACTCTGCCAGCAATCAGATCAGCATGAGCTGTTCCGATCTGATGACGAAACTTGACGGAACAAAAAGTGGACAGTTAGGAGCTCTGACAATAAAGTTCCCGGCATATGAAGCGGACCCTGCGACAGGGCAGATCGTCAAATATAATTCCATACGTGACGCAATCATTACCACCCTGACACGGCTCGGGAAAGTCACGGAATATGAAATCGACGAAATCGGCGAGTTCAAGGGAATGCCCGCTTACAATGCGGACTACCTGGAATATCGGGAACAGTCAAAAGTACAGGTAAAAGACGGCACTTATATGGAAACATGGAACGCGCTGCCCTGCGATCAGGAATTTACCGCAGGATGCAGCGTTCTTTCTATTTTGACAACATTCCGTGACTTATACCCGAATTATGAAATGTATTTTGACGAAGACGGCGTATTTGTATGCAAAATGATTCCGGGTTGTTACGAAGATATGATTACATTTGACAACTCTTTCTTTTCAAAAATCTTAATATCTGAGAATACAACGATTGATTTAACCAAAGTAAGAAATATTTGCGAAGTATGGGGACGATCCTTAGATGCAGACTATTATACGGAAGACTGTGCTTATACTGGAAATTGTCTTACTTGTCATGTTGATTCTTATGATAAGTACAAAAGTGGTGATATGGTTGCAGTAAAAGTTCCTTCTTCAAACGATGCCGGATGCCAGTTAAATATAAACGAGCTCGGTGAGATCAATATAATAGACGAAAATACGGAGGAACCGATAGCGCCAAATGTTTTCGAAGCGGGATCAACATATGTCTTCAAACTGAAAACAAAACGTGTAAATAATGATACGGTTACTTATGCCTATTATCTCGGACAATGGCAGGCACACGGGATCAATGTACTCACAAACGGTTTTATCAGTGATATGGATTATACAACACAGGACGGCAAGGTTGTAAAAGTATTTTCCAAAGAGTATTTTCAATCGGTCTATCACTGTGACAGCGTTGATTTCACAGTGATACCGGACAGTCCCTTTACAGTACAGGAACTGGGTGAAATTTTAGACGTAAAACAAGGTGGCGAGTATGAAAATATCACTTCCGACTCTCTCGCTCTCTCCCGCGCCGAATATGAAAACTGGAAAAACTGCAGATTGCCAGACTCCATCACGATCACCACAAAGCTGTGCCCGTTCGCCGATGTAAACATAAAAGTAAGTTACCGGAGAAGTGATCAAAGGGAAACACATCAATATATCGTCAAGTCAGTCGCACATGATTTAAGCGGCGGCACTACCACCTGGCAGTTAATGAAATTTTATGATTTGTACTTGTGA
- a CDS encoding phage tail tape measure protein, whose product MNESLLLLQAKLDEVKSKKNLNADIKKIQNQLDKLKVQVEPDPKSLSHITKQLEAALSQTVDKAGGKANAKVPGMIANLVHGAAAMAANVSKIDAALTELEKGAALTADQLDKVTDQASASGKRLARTGADVLDAAADFKRAGYTISDSMAYAEEALKTAGLSGNLMDAGQAADSLIHIMKGFHNESPEFAANINDAVAHLSNTKAIDFDHLIDGAARLSAAAGQSGMSLEQMLGTLAGGYEILGDMETAAAGQAAIFSRMQAAQADGGEELRNIYDILNDTASIWDTLDQNTKNALAVDAAGAGQEEVFLALMQNWEGVRDAVQSASDSFGSANAENEKYINSIHGRVENFEGSLQRLSKTFLDSNLIKWFVDLGTTAVTAVDNIVKAFGSLKPIGMIAGGLLGAKKLG is encoded by the coding sequence GTGAATGAATCTCTCCTACTGCTCCAGGCAAAACTGGATGAAGTAAAATCAAAAAAGAATCTTAATGCTGATATTAAGAAAATACAAAATCAGCTTGACAAATTGAAGGTTCAAGTGGAACCGGACCCGAAAAGTCTTTCTCACATTACGAAGCAGTTAGAAGCCGCTTTGAGTCAAACGGTCGACAAGGCTGGCGGAAAGGCAAACGCAAAAGTACCAGGCATGATTGCGAACCTTGTCCACGGCGCGGCGGCAATGGCTGCCAATGTATCAAAGATAGACGCTGCCCTCACAGAATTGGAAAAGGGGGCTGCCCTGACCGCGGATCAGCTTGATAAAGTGACGGATCAGGCATCTGCGTCAGGAAAACGCCTGGCAAGAACCGGCGCCGATGTTCTTGATGCCGCGGCGGATTTTAAACGCGCGGGTTATACGATTTCCGACAGCATGGCCTATGCCGAAGAAGCCTTAAAGACAGCCGGCCTGTCAGGAAACCTCATGGACGCCGGACAGGCCGCAGACAGCCTGATTCACATTATGAAAGGGTTTCATAACGAGAGCCCGGAGTTCGCCGCAAATATCAACGATGCCGTGGCACATCTTTCCAATACAAAAGCCATAGATTTTGATCACCTGATTGACGGCGCCGCAAGATTGTCTGCCGCCGCCGGTCAGTCCGGAATGTCTTTGGAACAGATGCTCGGAACACTGGCCGGCGGTTATGAAATCCTTGGGGACATGGAGACGGCAGCCGCAGGCCAGGCTGCCATTTTCTCCCGGATGCAGGCAGCTCAGGCAGATGGCGGAGAAGAACTGAGAAATATTTATGATATCCTTAACGATACTGCCAGCATCTGGGATACGCTCGATCAAAATACAAAAAACGCATTGGCAGTTGACGCCGCGGGCGCCGGGCAGGAGGAAGTCTTTCTCGCCCTCATGCAGAACTGGGAAGGGGTCAGAGACGCCGTACAATCCGCCTCCGACAGTTTCGGAAGCGCGAATGCAGAAAACGAGAAATACATAAACAGCATCCATGGACGGGTTGAGAACTTTGAAGGCTCCCTCCAGCGGTTGTCAAAAACGTTTCTGGACTCCAATCTCATAAAGTGGTTTGTTGACCTCGGGACAACAGCCGTAACTGCGGTTGATAACATCGTTAAGGCGTTCGGTTCCTTAAAACCTATCGGCATGATTGCCGGAGGACTACTAGGTGCAAAAAAGCTGGGTTAG
- a CDS encoding phage tail tape measure protein gives MGNNDFALDIIARLNKRLSEAQLKSDLNGLDNTLSVKVIAKLATALSKKQLSDSLKQLNNLYIQVGTRCKTDKNTRSILLNEIEQLQKNLTELQLKVNVEKGASQNAINSVISMAKTAQRYADKTSIALDIEVHKEKAVNDIVYIGQKYSKLFSDIAASRKYENLLNSTYSITDKSQLQEVRTQISAFNSELKASGLAAESTDQKWKKLIDRAKELFSAASIVRAILVQAKQAVSNIVELDTVYTDLIKVNDQLNRNDYADYLSRCNQKAQELATTQKALMEGATEFSKSGYDLSTSDALAEKSTILSNVGDMESSESAKAIISGVQAYDVVDGYTDVVNKAQALIDKYTELGNTASITTAELARGVQSVGSVFADANTSVDEFLALLSSGNRQYQDADALASALKTSALRIRGASAELEEAGEDTEGVMSTLDNQKAIKALTGVDIFEKDQKTIRSMYDIFLDISKVYKDMSDVDQSALLDIIAGKHRASAISATLNNMTEAQEILQSSLNAAGSAQRAYDTYLKGTQAHLQQFQSKLVETYSTFVNGDMISHAADLGTAVLDLVNKTDLLKHSLIAVTALKIGQGISAVGGAIAGTITQMNTLGNAIQQIKSLPLDDDLRKTALKEIGIQTQNLTEKNLKLLLSQKQLVDNDRVVILGKHDLNKEQALAKLETMGLTTATNANTTANTTNAGSVFTLKGAFTGLTASVKAAWAAMSALQKASIILAAVSAAWSIGSSIVNGIKQDNEELRQATEEAANAYKDSASSIEDYASKYQELHKALLAAKGDEEETYNIKKQLMTLQKELNDKYGEEYGAVNLVTDAYKDQTDVIKALNKEAAQKFLNENREGIEKAEKEMTKERHYNLSDSDISAFTEEGAALKEVAEKYKDAGITLSDELGDGSYLQFSVHLNADAQSAYETINAFETDLRNKAKELGDEHMFDDVLDVSSGSLNKARETLDEYEGIYKQALIAQIASDDNRAEVYNSALKAVQKYNEAVMKSEDPYNDENVASARENLETIKNSVQSNEEEWGKYSSVMDDIFDQADTRLTDFNNVMQDNSELRKLAEDLNGMTAGDIQSLNAGENESFDKLKEAAAGYKVSVDELMDALIRLGYVQGEVQGTPSNFETPIPPLSVSDTISQLTTQLKPAFDALKSAYQSIFTDDGFTLENVDLSMLDSIKSSIDDLNSMEGAEIDIDYASFENLAKVLTDTASTEDDVHKAMDLFATDIVSALNPALSQCSGEAYLMMQSLLESLGVMNSEQVMASAKEIACKLCVHYHRSRGRLINNTSQKRNPSVHDKRRKEQTVNNDLSFSNAGREPESFHFALCCGYGIFRLSCLC, from the coding sequence TTGGGTAATAATGATTTTGCGTTGGACATAATTGCAAGACTGAATAAGCGGCTGTCAGAAGCACAATTAAAAAGTGATTTAAATGGGCTTGACAATACCCTTTCTGTAAAAGTGATTGCAAAACTTGCAACGGCACTCTCAAAGAAGCAATTAAGCGACAGTTTAAAACAGTTAAATAACTTATATATTCAAGTTGGCACAAGATGTAAAACTGATAAAAATACAAGAAGTATATTATTAAATGAAATTGAGCAATTACAGAAAAATCTTACAGAGCTGCAATTAAAGGTAAATGTAGAAAAGGGTGCTTCCCAAAATGCAATCAATTCTGTTATATCAATGGCAAAGACTGCACAGAGGTATGCAGATAAAACATCAATCGCATTAGATATTGAAGTCCATAAAGAAAAGGCAGTGAATGATATTGTCTACATTGGCCAGAAATATTCGAAATTATTTTCTGACATAGCGGCCTCCCGGAAATACGAGAATTTATTGAATTCTACCTATTCGATTACTGATAAATCGCAGTTACAGGAGGTCAGAACTCAAATATCAGCTTTTAACAGTGAATTAAAGGCAAGCGGGTTAGCAGCAGAATCAACAGATCAGAAATGGAAAAAGCTGATTGATCGGGCGAAAGAACTGTTTTCTGCCGCGAGTATTGTCAGGGCAATATTGGTACAGGCAAAACAAGCGGTATCTAATATAGTCGAGCTTGATACGGTATATACTGATCTTATAAAAGTAAATGATCAGTTAAATCGTAATGACTATGCGGATTACTTATCAAGATGCAATCAAAAAGCCCAGGAATTGGCGACAACACAAAAAGCATTGATGGAAGGGGCAACAGAATTTTCCAAGTCGGGATATGATTTGTCTACAAGCGATGCACTGGCTGAAAAATCAACGATACTAAGCAACGTAGGCGATATGGAGTCGTCTGAATCTGCAAAGGCGATCATTTCCGGTGTGCAGGCTTATGATGTTGTAGACGGTTATACAGATGTTGTAAATAAGGCCCAGGCATTGATCGATAAATACACCGAATTAGGAAATACTGCCTCAATAACAACCGCTGAATTGGCCAGGGGCGTACAGTCAGTAGGCTCCGTATTTGCAGATGCGAATACCAGCGTTGATGAATTTCTGGCATTGTTAAGTTCCGGAAACCGCCAGTATCAGGATGCCGATGCCCTTGCATCAGCTCTTAAAACATCTGCATTAAGAATCCGTGGTGCATCGGCTGAATTAGAAGAGGCTGGGGAAGATACTGAGGGCGTGATGTCTACGCTTGACAATCAGAAAGCAATTAAGGCATTGACGGGTGTTGATATTTTCGAAAAGGATCAGAAAACAATCAGATCTATGTACGATATTTTCCTTGATATTTCAAAAGTATACAAAGATATGTCAGATGTGGATCAGAGTGCGTTATTGGACATTATTGCCGGCAAACACAGGGCATCGGCGATCAGTGCGACCCTGAATAACATGACAGAAGCACAGGAAATTCTACAGAGCAGTCTTAACGCAGCGGGTTCCGCACAGAGAGCGTATGACACTTATCTTAAAGGCACGCAGGCACACCTGCAACAGTTCCAGTCAAAGTTAGTTGAGACATATTCGACGTTTGTAAACGGTGACATGATCTCTCATGCGGCAGACTTGGGAACGGCTGTACTGGACCTTGTCAATAAGACAGATTTGTTAAAGCATAGTCTGATAGCTGTTACGGCTTTAAAGATTGGTCAGGGCATTTCTGCTGTTGGCGGGGCTATCGCTGGAACCATTACACAAATGAATACTCTTGGCAATGCGATTCAACAGATTAAAAGTTTACCATTAGATGATGATTTGAGAAAAACTGCACTAAAAGAGATTGGAATTCAAACACAAAATTTAACAGAAAAAAATTTAAAATTACTATTGTCACAAAAACAACTTGTTGATAATGATAGAGTAGTAATTCTTGGCAAACATGACCTTAATAAAGAACAAGCATTAGCCAAACTCGAAACAATGGGCTTGACTACTGCCACAAATGCAAACACAACAGCTAATACAACGAATGCAGGTTCTGTATTCACACTAAAGGGCGCATTCACTGGACTTACTGCATCTGTTAAGGCAGCATGGGCTGCTATGTCCGCACTGCAAAAGGCAAGCATTATATTGGCGGCAGTGTCTGCTGCATGGAGTATAGGTTCTTCTATTGTGAATGGGATCAAACAGGATAATGAAGAGCTCCGTCAGGCAACTGAAGAAGCAGCAAACGCTTATAAAGATTCTGCATCTTCCATAGAAGATTATGCTTCCAAATATCAGGAACTACATAAAGCGCTTCTTGCCGCTAAAGGCGATGAAGAAGAAACTTATAACATCAAAAAGCAGCTAATGACTCTTCAGAAAGAGCTTAACGATAAGTATGGTGAGGAATATGGCGCCGTCAATCTTGTAACCGACGCTTACAAAGATCAGACAGATGTCATCAAAGCCCTAAACAAAGAAGCCGCCCAGAAATTTCTCAATGAAAACAGGGAAGGAATTGAGAAAGCGGAAAAAGAAATGACAAAAGAGCGCCATTATAACCTCAGCGATTCTGACATCTCGGCATTTACCGAAGAAGGGGCGGCATTAAAGGAAGTCGCGGAAAAGTATAAAGATGCCGGTATCACTTTGTCCGATGAGCTTGGGGACGGCAGTTACCTGCAGTTTTCCGTTCATCTGAATGCCGATGCGCAGTCAGCATATGAAACGATCAACGCATTTGAGACAGATCTTCGCAATAAAGCAAAAGAACTTGGCGATGAACACATGTTTGATGATGTGCTGGACGTTTCTTCCGGTTCTTTAAACAAGGCCAGGGAGACGCTCGATGAGTACGAAGGGATCTATAAGCAGGCGCTGATTGCACAGATAGCTTCTGATGACAACAGAGCGGAAGTCTATAACAGTGCGCTCAAGGCCGTACAGAAATATAATGAAGCCGTAATGAAAAGTGAAGACCCTTATAACGATGAAAACGTTGCCTCTGCAAGGGAAAATCTTGAAACCATCAAAAACTCTGTCCAGTCAAATGAAGAGGAATGGGGAAAGTATTCTTCTGTCATGGATGACATATTTGACCAGGCAGATACAAGGCTGACCGATTTTAACAACGTCATGCAGGATAACAGTGAGTTAAGGAAACTGGCAGAAGATTTAAACGGAATGACTGCCGGGGATATACAGTCCCTGAATGCGGGCGAAAATGAGTCATTTGATAAATTGAAAGAGGCCGCCGCCGGATATAAGGTCAGTGTCGATGAACTGATGGACGCATTGATCCGGCTTGGATATGTGCAGGGTGAAGTTCAAGGCACACCATCGAACTTTGAAACCCCCATTCCGCCCCTCTCCGTCTCCGATACCATCTCCCAGCTAACCACACAGCTAAAGCCTGCCTTCGATGCCCTGAAATCTGCTTATCAGAGCATCTTTACAGATGATGGCTTCACACTGGAAAACGTAGACCTCTCCATGCTCGATTCCATCAAATCATCCATTGATGATCTGAATTCCATGGAGGGCGCAGAGATCGATATTGACTACGCTTCGTTTGAAAACCTTGCAAAAGTATTGACAGATACCGCTTCCACAGAAGACGACGTGCACAAAGCGATGGATTTATTCGCCACAGACATTGTATCAGCCTTAAATCCTGCCCTCTCCCAGTGTTCCGGCGAAGCGTACCTGATGATGCAAAGCCTCCTTGAATCTCTAGGCGTGATGAACAGCGAACAGGTCATGGCATCCGCTAAAGAAATTGCTTGTAAACTCTGCGTCCATTATCACCGTAGCCGAGGCAGGCTTATAAACAATACATCGCAAAAGCGGAATCCGTCGGTCCACGACAAACGTAGAAAGGAACAGACTGTGAACAATGATTTATCATTTTCTAATGCGGGCAGAGAGCCGGAAAGTTTTCACTTTGCTCTGTGCTGCGGATATGGTATTTTCAGATTGTCCTGCCTGTGCTGA